A segment of the Eubalaena glacialis isolate mEubGla1 chromosome 14, mEubGla1.1.hap2.+ XY, whole genome shotgun sequence genome:
ATCCCGGGGCGGATCCCGCCCAGGGCAGCGTGCCCTCCGCCCAGGTTAGGTCGGGGCTGCACCTGGCTCGGGGGCGTCGCGCACTGCCACGCTTTACTCTGCGCATTTAGGGGCCTGGGGGTGGCTCCCCCTAGACGGTGGGGGCGGAGGTGAGCTGGCCAACTGCCCCCTGTGCAGCAGCTCCCTagagggaaaagggggtgggcagggcaggcctcACCCGTCTGGGGGCAGAGGTGAGGggtctgggggggggggtgggtcccGACTCCTGGGCCACTAAGGGAGTCTGTCCTTAACTTGGGCTCTGGAAtccactctccccacccctcactaGCTGGTCTCTTAGACCTGGGAGGGACCAGGTatggggatttttaaaataccCGAGGTAGTTCTGATTTGCAGTAGGTTGAGAATCGCTCTTTATTTCCTAGTGCTGATTTTCTCTTAACTCGGACTTGCCAGTGCCCCTCATGACAGCTCCCAGGCCGTTTTTTTTCAACTTCTGCTTCTCCTTGACTGATTCTCTCCGTATTTCCCGATTTGAACCAGATTTGTTTTCCCAGAGCTTTCCACCAGCCATTATCTGTCCTTTGGTCATTTaccctttccagtttggattcccaTGAAAGGAAATTGAATCTATTGATTCACTGCCAttgtctggggggggggggctttgtGGCCCCAATCCCCTCCCAGGTTGCAGGCCAGCCTGTCCCACAACTGCTAGTTGGGTGCTCTATAATCAGGGCTGAGAGGGGCACCACAAGAACCCATGGAACAAAACAGGCCTGGGACCCGGCAGTGTCTCTTACTTAGGTTGACTTGCCTAGTTAGCAATCACCTACCCTAGGACGCTTTGGATTTTCCACTGGAAAACTGCACATTGTCTTCAAAAGGGCCCTTGACTCAGAAAATGTCTCATGTTAATTCAGCAGTTTCTGTAAGTAGCACTTAAACTCTAGGAGTTGGCTGTATCAGATGCAATGTATGTACTGTGGCTGCTAACATGAAACAATTTCTTCTTATTCAGTCAACTAAAAAAGAAACCGTTATTCCTCTCCCAACTTGCCTTTTAATTTGTGGGTAAGAacaagtgtatatgtgtgtgtgtttcacaggGTGTGGGGGGGGGTACTTTAAAAAGTTCTTCTTGCCATATTTGGGAGCAGACATGTGAAGTGGTGGGACTGACACATTTCACTGGGTCTGAAGAGtcctctggggtggggggtgtgatGAAGCAGAGGCAAGAGTCCCAGTTTCTCTAGTGTCCCCACACTCCTATGAGGCCTTTTCTTCCTATTCTCCCACTCACCTTTTCCTCCAGttgagaattcctgttgtttcGTCCCCAGTCTCTGCTTTGGAGAACAGAACCCCTACTTCTTTTGGCAGTTGTTCCTCCCTCCACTCCAAACCAGAGTCCAGAGAGAGGCTGCAGTGTACTGTGACTCCTGGACTCCAGGTGGCTCCTGATTCATGACAGGCCGATCAAAGGCCCTCCCTGGCATCCTTTGAAGTGGAAGTTGGAAGGACAGTCTGTCCTTCTCATGATCTGCAcattaagatataaaaattaagagCTACTGGCAGTATAGTCGGTTGTATACTGGCAGCATGTGGTGAATGCTGATTTACAGTAGGAGACAATAAAGCTGATCTGCAGAGAGAAGCAGACAGGAGAGACAAGGAGCCCCAGTGGCAGTGGTGTTCATGTTCCTGACATTCAGCTGTAACCCTGTCCTTTCTGCAGTTTGGCTCTTCAACCCTTCCTTCAATATGTGTAATCCCCAGTGTCCTCCTAGTAATGCAcaagtgtatcagttatctattgctgcataaaaaTTCACCCCGGAATTCCGTGCCtggaaacaacaaacatttattatctcacagtttctattGGTCAGGAATTGAGGAGTAGCCTAGCTGAGTGGTTCCAGGCATttgcagtcaaggtgtcagctggggctacagttctctgaaggctTGGCTGTGACAGACTtggaaggatccacttccaagatgaATGGCTCTTGTCTTGGCAGAAGGCTCAGTTCTCTATGGGCTGCTGGCAGGCCTACTTCATTGGCTGTTGGTACAAGACCTTGGCTCCTCACCACatggacctctccacagggtgcttgagtgtcctcacaacatggcagctacCTTCCCCCAGAGCAAGCAATCCAAGAGAGCAAGGAGGAAGCCACagtgccttttatgacctagtctcTGAAGCTGCACACTGTCACTTCCACTTTAATCTGTTCTTTAGAAGCAGATCACTATGTCCAGCCCACCCTCAAGAGGAGGACAATTAGGCTCCACACAAGTAATCAACATGTATCTAATTCTGTGGTCTTTCTGTTCTCGCTGACCACTGCCGTCTTCTTGCCTCTGGGACTTAGGTGTTTCCTCACTATACCACCTAAAAGCTGTCCTCTGGGGTGTCTAGGTCTTTCGGAGGTGCCCTGGGGCCTCAGGAGTTCTGTTTTATCCTGTCTTTTCAACTCTGATACAACTTAGTGAATCTATTCCATGTAAAAGGCAGTTCTGCCTTGGCAGGACACCAATCCCTCCCTCACACTGTGGGGTTAGAGAATAATTTTAAACCAAAAAATGAGGGCACCGTATGTGAACAGAGTATTTAAAATTTGTGCTGCTCCAAAGCTCTGGGGCTCAAGGTTGTTTTACCTACATACTTTTATTTCTTAGGGAGGTAAGAGGGATCTTAAGAACTAATAGTGACCAGTGATTTCTCTGGTGGTCAGTTCCATGAAACACAAAGGAGGAGTTTGAGGAAGGAGTGGATGGTCAACCTGCAATCGCTATGGTGACAGGTCATGTGGAGGACTGAGAGAGGCAGTAGATGTGATTTCTCAGAAAGCTGTCCAGTGGAGAGATGGGAGCAGGAGGGCAGGAGCCACACTGTGAGGGGCGGGTGAACCCATCAGGGCTCTCGGTTGTAAGCAACAGATACTGACCAGGCCGATGTGAGCAGAAAAGAATTTAGTGAAAGGATATGGGGATAATCATAGAATTTCTGGGAACACTGACGAAGCAGCTTCTGAAAATGGGCTGGAAGAGGAAGACTGGCCAGAGCCCAGATCATGTTGCAGACACAGTGACTACCAACCACCATGGACTCCAGAGACAGTGGCCTATAACACTGACACCTCCCAGAACACTGGACATTGCTGCCACAGCTACCAAAATGGACACGCCACTGCCCCGCTTCTCAGCGTCACTTGCTCCCAATGCAAAGTTCAAGGCAGATCCATCTGGCTGAGTCTAGATCATCTGCCTGTGCCTTGTTTGCCAAGGAGCTAGGAAAGGAAGCCTTTTCAGCTTCTGACACTGGAGGTGGGCTCAACCTCCCACCAACATGCAAAGGGTGGGGGATCTTCAAACGTGAAGAAGACCCTGATCCAGGCAGCCCACACTCCTCAGAGTTCACTCCAGGAAGTAAGAAACTTGAGGGTCCAAGATCATTCTTGTAAGAAGTTTGGAGGGAAAGGGAAACAGAGTGGTGAACTAAGGGAAGAGCAAAACCAAagggtcttttcttttctttttggtaaaaTTAAGGGACCTGAGCAGTTTCACAGAGGAGAAGAAACAAAGTTTCTTGACAAGACAAGGAAGCTGGCACCCCATTCTGCCTCTAGCATCAGGACAGAACTGTTCAAAGACAAGACCACTTTGAACAAAAGGACATGCTTCTGAAATAAAGGAACTAAAAGCATTACTCATGACTCTTCAAAAATTTCATATAGTCTTTCTTGGTCTGCTTATTAATTACATTATCCCCATATTAAGAATgttgccaggacttccctggtggcgcagtggataagactcctcgctcccaatgcagggggcccgggttcaatccctggttggggaactagatcccacatgcataccacaactaagagttcgcatgccacaactaaggagccctcaagctgcaactaaggagcccacgtgctgcaactaaggagctggtgagccgcaactaaggagcccccctgctgcaactaagacccagcacaaataaataaataaatattaaaaaaaaaaaaagaagaatgttgcCTAGCACTGAGCaggattaaatatttttgtaatgaaaaaatttttagttGTCTGTTGCCTTTAATTAACATCTAAATAGATACCATATTCTTCTATaattaaaatatggaaatgtccatgaacaaaatagataaattttttgTCATATGCCTAGGAAAGAATGGTGGCAATAAGATACATCCAAGGTTTCAGCAGCAACATCTACGCAGCCAGGGCGTGGTCAGTGTTTGGGGACAGAGGTAAATATCCGCAATCCGTGCAtacctttgatttcttcttttagtgCCTAAGGAAGCAGAAGAGCATCATCATTGTTTTGTATTTGACACTGATTACAATAAGTCTCTATGGGAGTATTTTTATATAGCTCTATCTCTGTAGGAAACTTTGCACACACTTTCTTTAaacaatgtttcctttttttttttagaatcagtATTTAAGCTGGCTCAAAAATCAAAAGGCATAAAAGGCATGCAGTAAAGTCTCCCTCCCACAACTGTCCCCCAGTTTCCACCTCCAAACCAAATAGAGAACTGTTGGTATTTTCATGTGCATCTTTGCAAggatttaaaaatgcatattcaaactaatatgaatatatattccaTCCCAAtacctttttaaaacacaaacGATAGTATTTCAAACACATTGTTCTGCACCCTCTTTTTCCCTAACACTGGGGATCTTTCCATATCAGGCATAAAGCACAccctcattcttttttgtatCAGCATagcattccattatatgtatcATAACTTTTTAGCCTGTCCCCTAATGAAGAACTTTCAGGCTGTTTTTTGTGTTTCGCTATTTTGAGCAAAGAATAGCTGTTCTTTAAAACCacactgggagttccctggtggtctagtggctaggattccacgctttcactgcggaggcctgggtttaatccctggttggggaactgagattccacaagctgagcagcacagccaaaattttaaaaaattacttgaataaaagaaaatatatagcttcatgtaaaaaaaaatttctttttttaataaaaagataaaaccacACTAATCAGCACCAATTCCCCAATTTTACtctaaatcagaaaataaagttgTAAATTACGAGATTTGCTTAAGGCTACAAATGATGTCAGGGCCCAAGTGTAAATGGGCAACCACAATCAAATAGATATTTAGCTCCTGAAGTACCAGGAGACAAACTACAGGACCTGAATGAGGCATGGGAGTCTAAGTCCTTTTATACTAGGCCCAAGACACCACAGTGGGgtagacatttttttccagtctATCCAGCAatctcccttctccctttccaCTTTAATTGTGTACTGCTGGTGGGACTACCAATTGACCTGTACTGAGGTAGCTATGTGCCCCTGGACCAGCCTGACTGGTCCAGGGGAGGCACATGACTCAAACTGGGCCAATCAGAGTCTTCCCTGGGATTTTTCAGTGTAGAGCCTTCTCTCTTGGTCACCACAGATATACCTTGtcttattgcactttgctttactgtattttgcagatattgtgttttttcacaaactgaaggtttgtggcatcCCTATATTATcagatgattagcattttttagcaaagtattttaaaattaagatatgtagattttttttttttttacacataatgctactgcacacttgaTAGATAAAATATagtgtaagcataacttttatatacactgggaaaccaaaaaaattcatgtgcTTGATTTATCATCATGGTCTGGAACCAagcctgcaatatctctgaggtatgcctgcatACTGGAATACTGTCTCTTGGAGGCAACTTGGAGTCCTGTTCCCCACCAAGAAGAGAAAGCCCATCTCCAGTAGGAGAAAATGAGGCCAACATACAGAAACTGGAAgctcagaaaaagagaatatGAAAGAACAAGCAGATGAACTTAAGACCCTGAATCTAGATAATTTCATTACATGGGACAATTAATTACCTTTGTTTGCTAATGCTCGTTTTAACTTTGTCTCTGCCACTTACAACAAAGAGAATACTAACACATGCAGTCAAGTTTATTGAGTCAGAAGGATCCTTAGAGATAATCTAGTCCTATCTCCATCtttgataaaaaaagaaatagagcttATCCCTTGTCCAAAGTCAGCAAGTGAGCAACAGCAAGTGAGATAGAACCTGAACCCAGGGAATCCTGACATCCTGGCCACCCCTGATGCCAGGAGCTGTGGTTGTGTTGGGAGCCAATGAGCTGCCCCACCATCTCCATATTCACAATAAGCCCCTCAGCTCTGCAGATAAGCAGAAATGTCCCTGGAAAAAAAAGCCTCATGTCACTGCTGCGAGAGGGAAACAGCGCCCTGAGCCACATGCTCTCTGCTTTCTGCAGGCATGGAATGTTCCCTAGAGGCTGTCCCTGTGTCTTGGCCACAATTCTTAAAGCCTCTGTGGCTAAATGAGGGCCCAGTCACAGCTTCACATGAAAGACCCTGGACAGAGAAACCATCCAGGCTTTGATCCCTAAGCGCTGTGCACTTCCCCTTCCAGGGCCTTCTCCCCACTCTCTTGCAGCCCTCAGAGGGCTCCCCAACACAGGTCACAGGATCTTACAGCTACAGAGGGCCTTAGAGATCACTTGGGTCACTTTAaataggtaaggaaactgaggccctagTGGGGAAATGACTTGGCCAAAGTCCCACAGTTTATAAGATGTAGAATAGGTAAACATTTTTCAGCACCCGCTATGCCCATGGCAttatgctgggtgctggggacacaaaTGAAAAcggcatgggaaaatgatagaAAAGGTAAGGAAAGTAACTCAAGCCCACAAGAAATGGATTCAGCACAGACAGTGATGGATGCTGCCAGACCACAAGCCAGCTCAGCACTGCTACGGGTACTGGTAGGAAGAAGCATTTGCTACTGCACTGGCCGTTTGTGGAGGAGGTAGCCCAGGAGCGGGACAGCTGGAGGTGCAACAGGCAGATCAGCACAGGGCACTGGGCCCAGGAGAGCAGGTGAGGAAAGGCTGGAAACCTGCTGCAATTCACCAGGAAAAGCCTGACTGTGAGTCAGGCCCACGGAGGGGAGACTGAGGCCGACCACACAGAGGATCGGAAATCCCAGATGTGGGTGGGACTGGGCTCCATGGGCAACCAGGGTGCCCACTGGAGGGTTCTGAGTAGGAGAACAAGGGCAGAGGCACCCTTCGGGGAGGATGATGGACAACAGACAGGAAAGAgggcagagaaagggagagggcaaCTGCTATTTACCAAACGCCTTCCCCATGCCAGCACAAAGCGGGCACGTGTGGCCAGCACCTCACATGATCTTCACCAGCGAGGACTCTGAAGCTCCAGTCGCACTGTAACGTGCGGAGCTGGGATGGACCAGCTCATCCGACACAGAAGGGAACACGGCGCTTGCTCTCCTCTGTGTGGCTGCTCCCCAGGGTGGGGACAGGATGGATGGGGAAGGAATCCTCATCATCCTGCCATCGCTGGGGCCTGGCCCAAAGCATATGGCAGTGACGCCCTCTGCCACTTCCTCCTGCATCACCCACCCCACGACAAGCAGTGCTTGGCCCAGCAAAGCGGCTGCTATGGTAACCCAGGCAGTAGCTGCTCCAGGTTAAAAGTACACCAATGCCAGGAGGTGAATTCTCTGAAATGGAAAGCCTTTCAGGcattaaacatttaatttatcTGTAAATCAATAACAAAACCCAGGCCAGCTCTCCTTACTCTCTATAAACTCTCAACAAATACTGATTGAGCTGTTTTATGTACCAGGTCCTTTGTTAGGtgttggggacacagcagtgaagaaaacagacctgggttgtataagtgaatcactctgctgtacacctaaaactaatacaacattgttaatcaactatgctcccatataaaataaaaattacaaaaaaaaaaaaaaaaaagaagaaaagaaaaagaaaagacctggGCCTGGCCTGCATAGTCTGCTTCCAGGGCAACGACAGACAAGTGAGCAAGGTTCTCCAGCAAGGACGGGGCCAGGGAAGGTACATGTTCAGTAAGGGCCCAAAGGAAACCTTGAGCCCAAGATGATGTAGGTGATATTCTCCCAAGCGGAGGAAATTGCTGCCCCCTGAACTTGGCGCAGGTTCCTCGCAGCATTTATAGGTAacgatgatgatggtgacagCGGCTGACATTTATGAAGGACTTACCatatgtcagacactgttctcAGTGCTTTACATGACTTTACCACTAATCCTCAAAAGAGCCCTTTGAGGCAAATCCTATTACTCTCCCtgttacagattaggaaactgaggcacagggaggttaagtaacttgctcaaggtcacacagcagaaagTAGCAGAGCCCAGATTTGAAATGTGGGCAGTCCAACTCCAGAACCTGCATCCTTGTAACCATGGCTTCAGGCCAGGGGATGTGCTGTACTTAACAGCACCCCCAGGAGCCCAGTTGTACTAGGCAGCCTGAGTAGTTTTgataacaaaacccaaagtcctaCCAGTTGGGGATGATCTGGGCCAGTTGGGTCTTCCCTGCCTTGTCTTCTACCTTGGCTCCAACCCCTAGGATCACATGGGGCTAGAAGTGCTTCTGGAGGACAGAAGTGGTTGCTGTTTCACCCCAGACTGCCCAGTCAGACCAGCAGCATGCCTTAGGGCTGTACGTGCCCACATCCAAGTAAAGGTGGACTCCACAAGGAACCCAAAGATGGATCCAACAAGGAACCGGACCACAAAGGGCTGGCAGGGCCAAGGGATGGCGGCAGGGACCTAAGTATCCAGGACACAAGGCAGAAAAGCTGGAGTCAGACGGTGGAGGGCATTCATTCCCTGCCGGGCAGGTGGGAAAGCAGCATTTGAGCCTGGCAGAGGAGTGAGGGAGGGGCAGCTCAGGCAGGAGGTCTGATCTGGACAAAGGTCCAGATGCATGGAGAGACCAATGGGCAGGGCCCAGATGGAGGATCTGGGCCAAGAAGGGTGGGGAAAGGCCTGGAAGAGCAGTCTGGAACACCTGGACTCGACTTTCATGACCAAAGCTGTGCTTTACAAAAGTTAAACTAGTTCACAAAGTGCAACTTTCCAGAACGATGTCAAACACACTGGCTGAATGGGGTGAGTTTATAGACATAGGCCCAAAGGTCAAGGCTGGAATAAATTCCAAGTAAAATAAGCATAGAAAATGAATACGTTGGGCCTTAGTCTGGTTTAATCTGATGTTCCAGACCCCTGCTGTTGTCACTGGGTCTGGGGCAGCTGGAGCAATTTTCAATCAGGCCATCCCTCAGTTTACCCAATTTAGGACTACTTTAGTAGTCCTAAAAGAggcttaaaaaaatgttcaaatctacaaaaacatacatattttCGTACTCCTGTGTTTACAAATACTATTCAATATGCAACAATAACAGTACACAGTAAACATCGGTAGCACTatacagggaaatgcaaaataactATTGGGCGGCTTGTTttcaattttgaataaaattcatatttgccTACAATCCGATCTCAGATAGTTTCAGTTTATGTTTTTCTCAGATCCTGAGTCCTGTTCACATGATTGTGGTATTGCATTATTCTTTCCTAGGACTGGTGGTACAATACCATCCCCACTTGCAGGCCCTTTCAGATGCGGAGACCAGTGGCAAAGCCTCTACTGACCTGATTTACCATCTGGTGCTGCTGGACAGTTCTCTTCTCCTTAAATTCTTCCGATTCGATTTGAATTTCATACATTGCCCCACAGCCTCCTGAAATAAATGTGATTTGAAAGTGTTTCAATTATTAAGTTACAGCAGCCACAGTTCCTTATGTCCTTGAAGTAAGTACCACACAATCCAAAGAAGGTCTGAACGTTATCATTCAGCAGAAAGTTGCTCAGATTGTTAGAAGATCATGGCTTACAATCTGACCACGTCCTCCTCCTGGCAGGCTGCCTCGATCCAAAACATGCTCTTCCTTTGGTAAGGCACTTGCACTGCCCAGAATTTTGCTTCTGGGGTAGGAAAGATAAGGCACAAAACATGCAAAGCCTAGGAAATGTAGGTTTTCCTactatttccttttattaaaccAGCAAATGCCATGGAAGAAGGTGGGAGGGACTGAATTTCAGGGCTCCATCTCCCAAAGaactagcaattggtattttttaaaatgcaaaaacacaCTAAAATCTGATTCAGAAACCATGTGCAATACTATccaaaataaaaggaacaaggaagCATGAGAGACAGGGACACAGCATTACAATAAACAGTGAAAACATGCTGGTCATGGAGCTGGGCTCTCCAGCACCCCTGCTCTACAAGCAGCATTAAGGGTTTCCCCCTGGGCTGCGGCAGGGAGGGGGTGGCTATCCAGGGATGCTCTCAAGGCAGAGCTTGTGTGGACCCATCCACCCCCAGCCCGAGCTTTGTCTCCACATGGCTGGAGAGCTAGTGTTGATGACTGATGATAATAAAACGTGCTGCTCTAGCATGAAACAATGCGGCAAGAAAGAACTCAATAGGCTTTGTTAAGCTTTTCTCATGTGTTCTAGGAGCCTAAGCTTTGGCTAAACCAAGGTTCCTAGCCTTGATCCCCTTTCCGCACTCTACCCAGGGCTGGGCAGAGTGAGACTGGAGGTCAAGTTCCAGCTCTCCCCTAACTGGGCCTGAGGCAGGTACAGGACTGGTGACATCAAGACCTCagcaatgggacttccctggtggcacagtggttaagaatctgcctgccaatgcaggggacacgggtttgagccctggtccgggaaggtcccacatgccacagagcaactaagcctgtgctccacaactactgagcctgcgctctagagcccacgagccacaactactgaagcccacgcacctagagcccgtgctctgcaacaggagaagccactgcaatgagaagcccgcccaccgcaacgaagagtagcctgcgctcgccgcaactagagaaagcctgcgcacagcaatgaagacccaacgcggccaaaaataaataaattaaaaaaaaaaaaaaaaaaagacctcagcATTGCCCTGGGACCCCTGCAGAGGGCTCACCCAACCTACCATTCCAACAGATCTTTAGATTGGTTAATTTCCTATAGTGTCCAGAATAAAACTACTTTCTAAACTTTCTCCCTACCCTTGTAAATGTTATGTTCCCAGAGAAGCCAGTGAGCCCTCGAGCAATGCAGAGTGACAAAGACTGTGTCTAGGTGTGGGAGATGCCACCCCTGGCCAGCTCTTCCACATGTGTGTCTAGATAAAGGCCTTATCTTCCCCGTCTGGTGTGGGCAGAAGCTGATATCCCAGCCTGCTCCTAACTCACAGTCAGCCTGAACTTCGAGGTGCCAGCGGCCATCTGAGaaaggcagggcctggctgggGCTGGTCATTGGGCTCAGGACAGagtctgccctgggtcctggctcTGCCGCCTATTCCCTGTGAAGGGCTAGGCAGGTTCTTAGGCCTCTCTGGGCTCGTCTTCCTGGAGTCTGTTCCAGCTCTGGCATTCTAGGGTGTCAGAAGAATGTGGGGAAATTAAAGTCTGGCTCATCTCAAAGTCAAATTAAAGGCTGTGGACCTGAGCCCCAGGGTGACTGAGAGGGATCTAATCTGAGCTGGGCCAagctggcaaccacaagtccttGCAGTTCCCCGCCAAAGTTTCTGCATCCCCACCTCCGCCCTTCCAGCAGGAGAGGCCAAGGTCTATGTGTCCAAAAGCCACATGTATTGAGAAGCCTCTGATGGCGAGTTCCATCCAAGCCCCCTGCCCTCTACCCCTCCAGTGGGTAAAATCTTACCAAACTCTGTGGGAAAGATGAGAAAAACTTTACCTGAAATGTCAGTGACTTTGATAGCTGTAGCTCGAGGAAACTTTTCTTTGAGAATTTGGGTCACTTTGAGCTCCCCCTCAGTCTGCGAGGCAAACATACGCTGGGCACAGTGGAGAAGAGGAAGCTGCCACAGAACAGAGGAGAGTCACTGTGCAGgccccccctgccctcccctgcaaGGCTGGGCCCCGGGCTAAGTCAGGGGGACTGCATGGTGTCCAATGTCCATTTAAGCTCTCCAGGATGCAGAATAAACTTTTTTTGAGCGGGGAGTGGAGTTGTAAATAACTCACTTTGACTCTAGAGATAACAAGGCCCCCAacttaattcaacaaatgtttaactCCTCATGCTAGTGAGACACTATCATGATGACGGTTTAATAAGTGAGGCGCCTGAAGCACTAAGTAATATGCCAAGGTTGGATCCCTTAATAAGATGCAGAGTCAGAAGaggccaggcagcctggctcaggCGTGCCCTGCTTAGGCCAGCACGCCAATGACCATGTACTGATGGGGCCAAATGCCACCCACCCGTTAGGCCTGATTAACATTCTACATTCTCTCCCGTGGGATGTAACCCTGTGACCTAATGCTCAATAAGCCAGCTACCCTTTGCAATTCTTACTGGGAGAAGAAACAGAATTCTATTAGAGGACCTGAAGTCAGAACATTTTTAGATTATTTACCATTGGCAGTaacactcccccctcccccagtggcTACCCTAAGGACCCAGTGCTTCTGATGGGAATGTGTCTCAACCCTTACGGATGAAAGAGCACAAAACCATGTCGGCAGCCCCTTGGCTGGGTTGAGCACATGCTAAAAGGGGAGACTGAAAATAGAGCATGGCAGGCCTTCAATGTCAGGCTAAAGATTTTGGACTTTGTTAGACAGGCTTCCTGGTGCCAAAGTAACAGTGCCTTTTGAAGCAAGTCAGGAAAGATTCCCAGATAACAGTATCATTACAAAGGGAGTAGTACCAGGCATCCCTAACTGGAGGAGGAAG
Coding sequences within it:
- the BOLA3 gene encoding bolA-like protein 3 — encoded protein: MAAWSPAAAASLLRGTRRLPLLHCAQRMFASQTEGELKVTQILKEKFPRATAIKVTDISGGCGAMYEIQIESEEFKEKRTVQQHQMVNQALKEEIKGMHGLRIFTSVPKH